The following are encoded in a window of Cucurbita pepo subsp. pepo cultivar mu-cu-16 chromosome LG12, ASM280686v2, whole genome shotgun sequence genomic DNA:
- the LOC111807409 gene encoding uncharacterized protein LOC111807409 isoform X1 yields the protein MLRLRAFRPSNEKIVKIQMHPTHPWLVTADASDHVSVWNWEHRQVIYELKAGGIDQRRLVGAKLEKLAEGESDLKGRSAEAIRGGSVKQVNFYDDDVRFWQLCRNRAAAAEAPSSVNQVTSAMSSFAPSTKGRHFLVICCENKAIFLDLVTMRGRDVPKQDLDNKSLLCMEFLSRTSGGEGPLVAFGGSDGVIRVLSMLTWKLVRRYTGGHKGSISCLMTFMASSGEALLVSGASDGLLILWSADNSQDSRELVPKLSLKAHDGGVIAVELSRVIGGAPQLITIGADKTLAIWDTISFKELRRIKPVPKLACHSVASWCHPRAPNLDILTCVKDSHIWAIEHPTYSALTRPLCELSSLVPPQKLAPNKKVRVYCMIAHPLQPHLVATGTNIGVIISELDARSLPAVAPLPTPSGGREHSAVYVVERELKLLNFQLSHTTNPSLGNNGSLSEGGRLKGDELLQVKQGKKHISTPVPHDAYSVLSVSSSGKYLAIIWPDIPYFSIYKVSDWSIVDSGSARLLAWDTCRDRFALLESAIPPRFPTIPKGGSSRRAKEAAAAAAQAAAAAASAASSASVQVRILLDDGTSNILMRSVGSRSEPVVGLHGGALLGVAYRTSRRISSVAATAISTMPLSGFGNSGVSSFSSFDGGFSSRRSSAETPPPNFQLYSWETFQPVGGLLPQPEWTAWDQTIEYCAFAYQHYIVVSALRPQYRYLGDVAIPYATGAVWHRRQLFVATPTTIECVFVDAGVAAIDIEMKRMKEEMKLKDAQAKAIAEHGELALITVDGPQTVAQERIALRPPMLQVVRLASFQQAPSVPPFLSLPKQSKVDADDSVMHKDTEDRRANEIAVGGGGVSVAVTRFPAEQKRPVGPLVVVGVRDGVLWLIDRYMSAHALSLNHPGIRCRCLAAYGDAISAVKWASRLGREHHDDLAQFMLGMGYAMEALHLPGISKRLEFDLAMQGNDLKRALQCLLTMSNSRDMGQDNTGLDLSDILSLTTKKDDVVETFQGIVKFAKEFLDLIDAADATGQADIAREALKRLAAAGSLKGALQGHELRGLALRLANHGELTRLSGLVNNLISVGSGREAAFAAAVLGDNVLMEKAWQDTGMLAEAVLHAQAHGRPTLKNLVESWNKMLQKEMDHTSSEKTDAAAAFFASLEEPKLTTLADASKKPPIEILPPGVPTLSSSILAPKKPTPGAQGALQQPAKPLLLEAPPADPQQQTEGTPTQSEPTEQTSDGKAPTNTAATDMPPTTSVENVPITLNGLEPSDIQLASSNTTPVETQIVPPSSVNNTTHSEAVLESTELQNSSVPHSSSSNVAAPPSDTPFEVPDLLLNTYLPNVSQI from the exons ATGTTGAGGCTAAGGGCGTTTCGGCCTTCGAACGAGAAGATCGTGAAGATACAGATGCATCCGACACATCCGTGGCTTGTTACGGCTGATGCGTCGGATCACGTCTCTGTTTGGAATTGGGAGCATCGTCAGGTTATTTACGAGCTCAAAGCAGGCGGAATTGATCAGAGGCGTCTCGTTGGCGCCAAGTTGGAGAAGCTCGCTGAGGGCGAATCAG ATTTGAAGGGGAGGTCGGCTGAAGCTATACGAGGGGGAAG TGTCAAGCAGGTGAACTTCTATGACGATGATGTACGCTTTTGGCAACTTTGCCGGAACCGTGCCGCAGCTGCTGAAGCTCCGTCATCTGTCAACCAAGTTACATCAGCTATGAGTTCCTTTGCCCCTTCCACAAAGGGAAGGCATTTTCTAGTTATCTGTTGTGAAAATAAAGCCATATTCTTGGACTTGGTGACAATGCGAGGCCGTGATGTTCCGAAGCAGGATCTTGACAATAAATCTCTTCTCTG CATGGAGTTCCTTTCTAGAACTTCGGGAGGAGAGGGTCCTCTTGTGGCCTTTGGTGGATCAGATGGTGTTATTAGGGTCCTCTCAATGCTAACCTGGAAG CTAGTGCGCAGATATACTGGAGGTCATAAAGGATCAATCTCATGTTTAATGACCTTCATGGCTTCCTCGGGCGAG GCACTTCTGGTATCTGGTGCTAGTGATGGCTTACTTATACTCTGGAGTGCGGACAACAGCCAAGATTCACGAGAACTTGTACCAAAACTTAGCTTAAAA GCACATGATGGTGGGGTGATAGCTGTCGAACTTTCCAGAGTGATCGGAGGTGCTCCCCAACTTATCACAATTGGTGCGGACAAAACACTTGCCATTTGGGATACTATCAGTTTTAAG GAACTGCGTCGCATTAAACCTGTTCCAAAATTGGCCTGCCATAGTGTTGCATCTTGGTGTCATCCTCGTGCGCCAAACCTTGATATTCTCACTTGTGTTAAAGATTCCCACATATg GGCTATTGAGCACCCCACGTACTCAGCTCTCACAAGACCACTTTGTGAACTTTCTTCCCTTGTCCCTCCTCAAAAGCTTGCTCCAAACAAGAAAGTTAGG GTTTACTGTATGATTGCTCATCCTTTACAACCTCATCTTGTTGCTACTGGAACCAATATTGGTGTTATCATCAGTGAACTTGATGCTAGATCTCTTCCAGCAGTAGCTCCTCTTCCAACTCCATCAGGCGGCCGAGAGCATTCTGCTGTTTATGTAGTTGAAAGGGAACTAAAATTgctaaattttcaattgtcTCACACAACGAATCCATCTTTGGGAAATAATGGATCGTTATCTGAAGGAGGAAGGTTAAAAGGAGATGAGCTGCTACAAGTCAAGCAGGGCAAAAAACACATCAGCACTCCTGTTCCACATGATGCATATTCAGTTCTTTCTGTTAGCAGTTCTGGAAA GTACCTTGCTATAATTTGGCCTGATATTCCATACTTTTCCATCTACAAAGTAAGTGACTGGTCCATTGTTGATTCCGGAAGTGCGAGGCTTCTGGCCTGGGATACATGTCGAGATAGGTTTGCATTGCTGGAATCTGCCATACCTCCTAGGTTTCCAACAATTCCTAAGGGGGGATCATCTAGAAGAGCAAAGGAAGCTGCTGCAGCAGCAGCGCAGGCAGCTGCAGCAGCTGCTTCTGCTGCTTCCTCGGCCAGTGTTCAAGTTCGTATATTGCTCGATGATGGGACATCAAACATTTTGATGAGGTCTGTAGGCAGCCGCAGTGAACCG gtggTTGGTTTGCATGGTGGGGCTCTTCTTGGCGTTGCATATCGAACATCCAGGAGAATTAGTTCTGTTGCTGCGACAGCAATTTCAACAATGCCTTTATCAGGATTTGGTAACAGTGgtgtttcttccttttcaagtTTTGACGGTGGTTTTTCTTCCCGTAGATCTTCAGCTGAAACACCACCACCAAACTTTCAACTGTACAG CTGGGAAACTTTTCAGCCTGTTGGTGGGCTTCTGCCTCAGCCAGAATGGACTGCATGGGACCAAACTATTGAATATTGTGCCTTCGCATATCAGCATTACATTGTTGTATCTGCTCTGCGTCCTCAGTATAGATACTTGGGAGACGTAGCAATTCCATATGCTACTGGAGCTGTCTGGCACCGTAGACAACTGTTTGTGGCTACTCCAACTACCATAGA ATGTGTTTTTGTGGATGCTGGAGTTGCGGCTATTGacattgaaatgaaaagaatgaaagaagagaTGAAGTTGAAAGATGCACAAGCTAAAGCCATTGCTGAGCATGGGGAGTTGGCTCTTATCACTGTAGATGGCCCTCAAACTGTTGCCCAGGAAAGAATAGCCTTGAGGCCCCCAATGCTTCAG GTGGTGCGATTAGCATCATTTCAGCAAGCTCCTTCTGTACCACCATTTTTATCATTACCCAAACAGTCGAAGGTGGATGCAGATGATTCGGTGATGCACAAAGATACTGAAGACAGAAGAGCAAATGAGATAGCAGTTGGCGGTGGTGGAGTGTCAGTGGCAGTTACTCGTTTCCCAGCTGAGCAGAAACGTCCCGTAGGACCTCTAGTTGTAGTTGGTGTTAGAGATGGAGTTCTCTGGTTAATTGACAG GTACATGAGTGCTCATGCTTTATCCTTAAATCATCCTGGTATTCGTTGTCGGTGTCTTGCTGCCTATGGTGATGCAATCAGTGCCGTCAAATG GGCAAGTAGGCTTGGTAGAGAACATCATGATGACTTAGCCCAATTTATGCTTGGTATGGGCTATGCCATGGAAGCTCTACATCTGCCAGGAATATCGAAGAG ATTGGAATTTGATCTGGCCATGCAAGgaaatgatttaaaaagaGCACTTCAGTGTCTTCTTACTATGAGCAACAGCAGGGACATGGGGCAAGATAATACAGGGCTTGATTTGAGTGACATTCTCAGCTTAACCACTAAAAAGGACGATGTGGTTGAAACATTTCAAGGAATTGTGAAATTTGCAAAAGAGTTTTTGGACTTGATTGACGCAGCAGATGCTACTGGACAGGCTGATATTGCTCGTGAGGCTCTTAAAAGGTTAGCTGCTGCAGGTTCCTTGAAAGGTGCATTACAAGGTCATGAGTTAAGAGGATTGGCTCTCCGACTGGCAAATCATGGAGAGTTGACACGATTGAGT GGATTAGTGAACAATTTAATCTCAGTCGGCTCGGGACGTGAAGCAGCGTTTGCAGCAGCGGTTTTAGGAGACAATGTTCTCATGGAGAAAGCATGGCAAGACACAGGAATGCTTGCGGAAGCTGTGCTTCATGCTCAA GCTCATGGTCGACCGACATTGAAAAACTTGGTCGAGTCTTGGAACAAGATGCTACAAAAGGAGATGGATCACACCTCGTCGGAAAAGACCGACGCTGCAGCTGCATTTTTTGCATCACTCGAGGAGCCAAAACTCACAACCTTGGCAGATGCAAGCAAGAAGCCTCCAATTGAAATCCTTCCTCCTGGAGTGCCAACTCTGTCATCTTCCATTCTAGCTCCAAAGAAGCCAACTCCTGGGGCACAAGGTGCATTGCAGCAACCAGCCAAGCCTTTGCTACTGGAGGCACCGCCTGCTGATCCACAACAACAAACAGAAGGTACACCGACCCAATCCGAACCAACTGAACAGACTTCAGACGGTAAAGCCCCAACTAATACAGCAGCTACCGACATGCCTCCGACTACTTCAGTAGAAAATGTTCCGATAACGTTAAATGGTTTAGAGCCATCTGATATTCAATTAGCATCCTCCAACACCACACCAGTAGAAACTCAAATAGTACCACCGTCATCCGTAAATAATACGACACATTCAGAGGCAGTGTTAGAATCAACCGAGCTTCAGAACTCCTCTGTTCCGCATTCATCGTCCTCAAACGTCGCAGCACCACCATCAGACACCCCATTTGAGGTGCCTGATCTTCTTCTGAATACTTATCTTCCAAACGTATCACAAATTTGA
- the LOC111807409 gene encoding uncharacterized protein LOC111807409 isoform X2: MSSFAPSTKGRHFLVICCENKAIFLDLVTMRGRDVPKQDLDNKSLLCMEFLSRTSGGEGPLVAFGGSDGVIRVLSMLTWKLVRRYTGGHKGSISCLMTFMASSGEALLVSGASDGLLILWSADNSQDSRELVPKLSLKAHDGGVIAVELSRVIGGAPQLITIGADKTLAIWDTISFKELRRIKPVPKLACHSVASWCHPRAPNLDILTCVKDSHIWAIEHPTYSALTRPLCELSSLVPPQKLAPNKKVRVYCMIAHPLQPHLVATGTNIGVIISELDARSLPAVAPLPTPSGGREHSAVYVVERELKLLNFQLSHTTNPSLGNNGSLSEGGRLKGDELLQVKQGKKHISTPVPHDAYSVLSVSSSGKYLAIIWPDIPYFSIYKVSDWSIVDSGSARLLAWDTCRDRFALLESAIPPRFPTIPKGGSSRRAKEAAAAAAQAAAAAASAASSASVQVRILLDDGTSNILMRSVGSRSEPVVGLHGGALLGVAYRTSRRISSVAATAISTMPLSGFGNSGVSSFSSFDGGFSSRRSSAETPPPNFQLYSWETFQPVGGLLPQPEWTAWDQTIEYCAFAYQHYIVVSALRPQYRYLGDVAIPYATGAVWHRRQLFVATPTTIECVFVDAGVAAIDIEMKRMKEEMKLKDAQAKAIAEHGELALITVDGPQTVAQERIALRPPMLQVVRLASFQQAPSVPPFLSLPKQSKVDADDSVMHKDTEDRRANEIAVGGGGVSVAVTRFPAEQKRPVGPLVVVGVRDGVLWLIDRYMSAHALSLNHPGIRCRCLAAYGDAISAVKWASRLGREHHDDLAQFMLGMGYAMEALHLPGISKRLEFDLAMQGNDLKRALQCLLTMSNSRDMGQDNTGLDLSDILSLTTKKDDVVETFQGIVKFAKEFLDLIDAADATGQADIAREALKRLAAAGSLKGALQGHELRGLALRLANHGELTRLSGLVNNLISVGSGREAAFAAAVLGDNVLMEKAWQDTGMLAEAVLHAQAHGRPTLKNLVESWNKMLQKEMDHTSSEKTDAAAAFFASLEEPKLTTLADASKKPPIEILPPGVPTLSSSILAPKKPTPGAQGALQQPAKPLLLEAPPADPQQQTEGTPTQSEPTEQTSDGKAPTNTAATDMPPTTSVENVPITLNGLEPSDIQLASSNTTPVETQIVPPSSVNNTTHSEAVLESTELQNSSVPHSSSSNVAAPPSDTPFEVPDLLLNTYLPNVSQI, translated from the exons ATGAGTTCCTTTGCCCCTTCCACAAAGGGAAGGCATTTTCTAGTTATCTGTTGTGAAAATAAAGCCATATTCTTGGACTTGGTGACAATGCGAGGCCGTGATGTTCCGAAGCAGGATCTTGACAATAAATCTCTTCTCTG CATGGAGTTCCTTTCTAGAACTTCGGGAGGAGAGGGTCCTCTTGTGGCCTTTGGTGGATCAGATGGTGTTATTAGGGTCCTCTCAATGCTAACCTGGAAG CTAGTGCGCAGATATACTGGAGGTCATAAAGGATCAATCTCATGTTTAATGACCTTCATGGCTTCCTCGGGCGAG GCACTTCTGGTATCTGGTGCTAGTGATGGCTTACTTATACTCTGGAGTGCGGACAACAGCCAAGATTCACGAGAACTTGTACCAAAACTTAGCTTAAAA GCACATGATGGTGGGGTGATAGCTGTCGAACTTTCCAGAGTGATCGGAGGTGCTCCCCAACTTATCACAATTGGTGCGGACAAAACACTTGCCATTTGGGATACTATCAGTTTTAAG GAACTGCGTCGCATTAAACCTGTTCCAAAATTGGCCTGCCATAGTGTTGCATCTTGGTGTCATCCTCGTGCGCCAAACCTTGATATTCTCACTTGTGTTAAAGATTCCCACATATg GGCTATTGAGCACCCCACGTACTCAGCTCTCACAAGACCACTTTGTGAACTTTCTTCCCTTGTCCCTCCTCAAAAGCTTGCTCCAAACAAGAAAGTTAGG GTTTACTGTATGATTGCTCATCCTTTACAACCTCATCTTGTTGCTACTGGAACCAATATTGGTGTTATCATCAGTGAACTTGATGCTAGATCTCTTCCAGCAGTAGCTCCTCTTCCAACTCCATCAGGCGGCCGAGAGCATTCTGCTGTTTATGTAGTTGAAAGGGAACTAAAATTgctaaattttcaattgtcTCACACAACGAATCCATCTTTGGGAAATAATGGATCGTTATCTGAAGGAGGAAGGTTAAAAGGAGATGAGCTGCTACAAGTCAAGCAGGGCAAAAAACACATCAGCACTCCTGTTCCACATGATGCATATTCAGTTCTTTCTGTTAGCAGTTCTGGAAA GTACCTTGCTATAATTTGGCCTGATATTCCATACTTTTCCATCTACAAAGTAAGTGACTGGTCCATTGTTGATTCCGGAAGTGCGAGGCTTCTGGCCTGGGATACATGTCGAGATAGGTTTGCATTGCTGGAATCTGCCATACCTCCTAGGTTTCCAACAATTCCTAAGGGGGGATCATCTAGAAGAGCAAAGGAAGCTGCTGCAGCAGCAGCGCAGGCAGCTGCAGCAGCTGCTTCTGCTGCTTCCTCGGCCAGTGTTCAAGTTCGTATATTGCTCGATGATGGGACATCAAACATTTTGATGAGGTCTGTAGGCAGCCGCAGTGAACCG gtggTTGGTTTGCATGGTGGGGCTCTTCTTGGCGTTGCATATCGAACATCCAGGAGAATTAGTTCTGTTGCTGCGACAGCAATTTCAACAATGCCTTTATCAGGATTTGGTAACAGTGgtgtttcttccttttcaagtTTTGACGGTGGTTTTTCTTCCCGTAGATCTTCAGCTGAAACACCACCACCAAACTTTCAACTGTACAG CTGGGAAACTTTTCAGCCTGTTGGTGGGCTTCTGCCTCAGCCAGAATGGACTGCATGGGACCAAACTATTGAATATTGTGCCTTCGCATATCAGCATTACATTGTTGTATCTGCTCTGCGTCCTCAGTATAGATACTTGGGAGACGTAGCAATTCCATATGCTACTGGAGCTGTCTGGCACCGTAGACAACTGTTTGTGGCTACTCCAACTACCATAGA ATGTGTTTTTGTGGATGCTGGAGTTGCGGCTATTGacattgaaatgaaaagaatgaaagaagagaTGAAGTTGAAAGATGCACAAGCTAAAGCCATTGCTGAGCATGGGGAGTTGGCTCTTATCACTGTAGATGGCCCTCAAACTGTTGCCCAGGAAAGAATAGCCTTGAGGCCCCCAATGCTTCAG GTGGTGCGATTAGCATCATTTCAGCAAGCTCCTTCTGTACCACCATTTTTATCATTACCCAAACAGTCGAAGGTGGATGCAGATGATTCGGTGATGCACAAAGATACTGAAGACAGAAGAGCAAATGAGATAGCAGTTGGCGGTGGTGGAGTGTCAGTGGCAGTTACTCGTTTCCCAGCTGAGCAGAAACGTCCCGTAGGACCTCTAGTTGTAGTTGGTGTTAGAGATGGAGTTCTCTGGTTAATTGACAG GTACATGAGTGCTCATGCTTTATCCTTAAATCATCCTGGTATTCGTTGTCGGTGTCTTGCTGCCTATGGTGATGCAATCAGTGCCGTCAAATG GGCAAGTAGGCTTGGTAGAGAACATCATGATGACTTAGCCCAATTTATGCTTGGTATGGGCTATGCCATGGAAGCTCTACATCTGCCAGGAATATCGAAGAG ATTGGAATTTGATCTGGCCATGCAAGgaaatgatttaaaaagaGCACTTCAGTGTCTTCTTACTATGAGCAACAGCAGGGACATGGGGCAAGATAATACAGGGCTTGATTTGAGTGACATTCTCAGCTTAACCACTAAAAAGGACGATGTGGTTGAAACATTTCAAGGAATTGTGAAATTTGCAAAAGAGTTTTTGGACTTGATTGACGCAGCAGATGCTACTGGACAGGCTGATATTGCTCGTGAGGCTCTTAAAAGGTTAGCTGCTGCAGGTTCCTTGAAAGGTGCATTACAAGGTCATGAGTTAAGAGGATTGGCTCTCCGACTGGCAAATCATGGAGAGTTGACACGATTGAGT GGATTAGTGAACAATTTAATCTCAGTCGGCTCGGGACGTGAAGCAGCGTTTGCAGCAGCGGTTTTAGGAGACAATGTTCTCATGGAGAAAGCATGGCAAGACACAGGAATGCTTGCGGAAGCTGTGCTTCATGCTCAA GCTCATGGTCGACCGACATTGAAAAACTTGGTCGAGTCTTGGAACAAGATGCTACAAAAGGAGATGGATCACACCTCGTCGGAAAAGACCGACGCTGCAGCTGCATTTTTTGCATCACTCGAGGAGCCAAAACTCACAACCTTGGCAGATGCAAGCAAGAAGCCTCCAATTGAAATCCTTCCTCCTGGAGTGCCAACTCTGTCATCTTCCATTCTAGCTCCAAAGAAGCCAACTCCTGGGGCACAAGGTGCATTGCAGCAACCAGCCAAGCCTTTGCTACTGGAGGCACCGCCTGCTGATCCACAACAACAAACAGAAGGTACACCGACCCAATCCGAACCAACTGAACAGACTTCAGACGGTAAAGCCCCAACTAATACAGCAGCTACCGACATGCCTCCGACTACTTCAGTAGAAAATGTTCCGATAACGTTAAATGGTTTAGAGCCATCTGATATTCAATTAGCATCCTCCAACACCACACCAGTAGAAACTCAAATAGTACCACCGTCATCCGTAAATAATACGACACATTCAGAGGCAGTGTTAGAATCAACCGAGCTTCAGAACTCCTCTGTTCCGCATTCATCGTCCTCAAACGTCGCAGCACCACCATCAGACACCCCATTTGAGGTGCCTGATCTTCTTCTGAATACTTATCTTCCAAACGTATCACAAATTTGA
- the LOC111807409 gene encoding uncharacterized protein LOC111807409 isoform X3 → MFNDLHGFLGRDLLPFCICGFDCQALLVSGASDGLLILWSADNSQDSRELVPKLSLKAHDGGVIAVELSRVIGGAPQLITIGADKTLAIWDTISFKELRRIKPVPKLACHSVASWCHPRAPNLDILTCVKDSHIWAIEHPTYSALTRPLCELSSLVPPQKLAPNKKVRVYCMIAHPLQPHLVATGTNIGVIISELDARSLPAVAPLPTPSGGREHSAVYVVERELKLLNFQLSHTTNPSLGNNGSLSEGGRLKGDELLQVKQGKKHISTPVPHDAYSVLSVSSSGKYLAIIWPDIPYFSIYKVSDWSIVDSGSARLLAWDTCRDRFALLESAIPPRFPTIPKGGSSRRAKEAAAAAAQAAAAAASAASSASVQVRILLDDGTSNILMRSVGSRSEPVVGLHGGALLGVAYRTSRRISSVAATAISTMPLSGFGNSGVSSFSSFDGGFSSRRSSAETPPPNFQLYSWETFQPVGGLLPQPEWTAWDQTIEYCAFAYQHYIVVSALRPQYRYLGDVAIPYATGAVWHRRQLFVATPTTIECVFVDAGVAAIDIEMKRMKEEMKLKDAQAKAIAEHGELALITVDGPQTVAQERIALRPPMLQVVRLASFQQAPSVPPFLSLPKQSKVDADDSVMHKDTEDRRANEIAVGGGGVSVAVTRFPAEQKRPVGPLVVVGVRDGVLWLIDRYMSAHALSLNHPGIRCRCLAAYGDAISAVKWASRLGREHHDDLAQFMLGMGYAMEALHLPGISKRLEFDLAMQGNDLKRALQCLLTMSNSRDMGQDNTGLDLSDILSLTTKKDDVVETFQGIVKFAKEFLDLIDAADATGQADIAREALKRLAAAGSLKGALQGHELRGLALRLANHGELTRLSGLVNNLISVGSGREAAFAAAVLGDNVLMEKAWQDTGMLAEAVLHAQAHGRPTLKNLVESWNKMLQKEMDHTSSEKTDAAAAFFASLEEPKLTTLADASKKPPIEILPPGVPTLSSSILAPKKPTPGAQGALQQPAKPLLLEAPPADPQQQTEGTPTQSEPTEQTSDGKAPTNTAATDMPPTTSVENVPITLNGLEPSDIQLASSNTTPVETQIVPPSSVNNTTHSEAVLESTELQNSSVPHSSSSNVAAPPSDTPFEVPDLLLNTYLPNVSQI, encoded by the exons ATGTTTAATGACCTTCATGGCTTCCTCGGGCGAG ATTTGTTACCATTTTGTATTTGTGGATTTGATTGCCAGGCACTTCTGGTATCTGGTGCTAGTGATGGCTTACTTATACTCTGGAGTGCGGACAACAGCCAAGATTCACGAGAACTTGTACCAAAACTTAGCTTAAAA GCACATGATGGTGGGGTGATAGCTGTCGAACTTTCCAGAGTGATCGGAGGTGCTCCCCAACTTATCACAATTGGTGCGGACAAAACACTTGCCATTTGGGATACTATCAGTTTTAAG GAACTGCGTCGCATTAAACCTGTTCCAAAATTGGCCTGCCATAGTGTTGCATCTTGGTGTCATCCTCGTGCGCCAAACCTTGATATTCTCACTTGTGTTAAAGATTCCCACATATg GGCTATTGAGCACCCCACGTACTCAGCTCTCACAAGACCACTTTGTGAACTTTCTTCCCTTGTCCCTCCTCAAAAGCTTGCTCCAAACAAGAAAGTTAGG GTTTACTGTATGATTGCTCATCCTTTACAACCTCATCTTGTTGCTACTGGAACCAATATTGGTGTTATCATCAGTGAACTTGATGCTAGATCTCTTCCAGCAGTAGCTCCTCTTCCAACTCCATCAGGCGGCCGAGAGCATTCTGCTGTTTATGTAGTTGAAAGGGAACTAAAATTgctaaattttcaattgtcTCACACAACGAATCCATCTTTGGGAAATAATGGATCGTTATCTGAAGGAGGAAGGTTAAAAGGAGATGAGCTGCTACAAGTCAAGCAGGGCAAAAAACACATCAGCACTCCTGTTCCACATGATGCATATTCAGTTCTTTCTGTTAGCAGTTCTGGAAA GTACCTTGCTATAATTTGGCCTGATATTCCATACTTTTCCATCTACAAAGTAAGTGACTGGTCCATTGTTGATTCCGGAAGTGCGAGGCTTCTGGCCTGGGATACATGTCGAGATAGGTTTGCATTGCTGGAATCTGCCATACCTCCTAGGTTTCCAACAATTCCTAAGGGGGGATCATCTAGAAGAGCAAAGGAAGCTGCTGCAGCAGCAGCGCAGGCAGCTGCAGCAGCTGCTTCTGCTGCTTCCTCGGCCAGTGTTCAAGTTCGTATATTGCTCGATGATGGGACATCAAACATTTTGATGAGGTCTGTAGGCAGCCGCAGTGAACCG gtggTTGGTTTGCATGGTGGGGCTCTTCTTGGCGTTGCATATCGAACATCCAGGAGAATTAGTTCTGTTGCTGCGACAGCAATTTCAACAATGCCTTTATCAGGATTTGGTAACAGTGgtgtttcttccttttcaagtTTTGACGGTGGTTTTTCTTCCCGTAGATCTTCAGCTGAAACACCACCACCAAACTTTCAACTGTACAG CTGGGAAACTTTTCAGCCTGTTGGTGGGCTTCTGCCTCAGCCAGAATGGACTGCATGGGACCAAACTATTGAATATTGTGCCTTCGCATATCAGCATTACATTGTTGTATCTGCTCTGCGTCCTCAGTATAGATACTTGGGAGACGTAGCAATTCCATATGCTACTGGAGCTGTCTGGCACCGTAGACAACTGTTTGTGGCTACTCCAACTACCATAGA ATGTGTTTTTGTGGATGCTGGAGTTGCGGCTATTGacattgaaatgaaaagaatgaaagaagagaTGAAGTTGAAAGATGCACAAGCTAAAGCCATTGCTGAGCATGGGGAGTTGGCTCTTATCACTGTAGATGGCCCTCAAACTGTTGCCCAGGAAAGAATAGCCTTGAGGCCCCCAATGCTTCAG GTGGTGCGATTAGCATCATTTCAGCAAGCTCCTTCTGTACCACCATTTTTATCATTACCCAAACAGTCGAAGGTGGATGCAGATGATTCGGTGATGCACAAAGATACTGAAGACAGAAGAGCAAATGAGATAGCAGTTGGCGGTGGTGGAGTGTCAGTGGCAGTTACTCGTTTCCCAGCTGAGCAGAAACGTCCCGTAGGACCTCTAGTTGTAGTTGGTGTTAGAGATGGAGTTCTCTGGTTAATTGACAG GTACATGAGTGCTCATGCTTTATCCTTAAATCATCCTGGTATTCGTTGTCGGTGTCTTGCTGCCTATGGTGATGCAATCAGTGCCGTCAAATG GGCAAGTAGGCTTGGTAGAGAACATCATGATGACTTAGCCCAATTTATGCTTGGTATGGGCTATGCCATGGAAGCTCTACATCTGCCAGGAATATCGAAGAG ATTGGAATTTGATCTGGCCATGCAAGgaaatgatttaaaaagaGCACTTCAGTGTCTTCTTACTATGAGCAACAGCAGGGACATGGGGCAAGATAATACAGGGCTTGATTTGAGTGACATTCTCAGCTTAACCACTAAAAAGGACGATGTGGTTGAAACATTTCAAGGAATTGTGAAATTTGCAAAAGAGTTTTTGGACTTGATTGACGCAGCAGATGCTACTGGACAGGCTGATATTGCTCGTGAGGCTCTTAAAAGGTTAGCTGCTGCAGGTTCCTTGAAAGGTGCATTACAAGGTCATGAGTTAAGAGGATTGGCTCTCCGACTGGCAAATCATGGAGAGTTGACACGATTGAGT GGATTAGTGAACAATTTAATCTCAGTCGGCTCGGGACGTGAAGCAGCGTTTGCAGCAGCGGTTTTAGGAGACAATGTTCTCATGGAGAAAGCATGGCAAGACACAGGAATGCTTGCGGAAGCTGTGCTTCATGCTCAA GCTCATGGTCGACCGACATTGAAAAACTTGGTCGAGTCTTGGAACAAGATGCTACAAAAGGAGATGGATCACACCTCGTCGGAAAAGACCGACGCTGCAGCTGCATTTTTTGCATCACTCGAGGAGCCAAAACTCACAACCTTGGCAGATGCAAGCAAGAAGCCTCCAATTGAAATCCTTCCTCCTGGAGTGCCAACTCTGTCATCTTCCATTCTAGCTCCAAAGAAGCCAACTCCTGGGGCACAAGGTGCATTGCAGCAACCAGCCAAGCCTTTGCTACTGGAGGCACCGCCTGCTGATCCACAACAACAAACAGAAGGTACACCGACCCAATCCGAACCAACTGAACAGACTTCAGACGGTAAAGCCCCAACTAATACAGCAGCTACCGACATGCCTCCGACTACTTCAGTAGAAAATGTTCCGATAACGTTAAATGGTTTAGAGCCATCTGATATTCAATTAGCATCCTCCAACACCACACCAGTAGAAACTCAAATAGTACCACCGTCATCCGTAAATAATACGACACATTCAGAGGCAGTGTTAGAATCAACCGAGCTTCAGAACTCCTCTGTTCCGCATTCATCGTCCTCAAACGTCGCAGCACCACCATCAGACACCCCATTTGAGGTGCCTGATCTTCTTCTGAATACTTATCTTCCAAACGTATCACAAATTTGA